In a single window of the Elaeis guineensis isolate ETL-2024a chromosome 4, EG11, whole genome shotgun sequence genome:
- the LOC105043919 gene encoding inosine-5'-monophosphate dehydrogenase, producing the protein MNGRWSELEDGFAAGRLFSQGFSYTYDDVILLPHYIDFPADAVDLSTRLSRRVPLSIPCVASPMDTVSEAAMAVAMATLGGAAVVHCNASPAHQAAIVRSAKSRRIPFVTDPAFFSPSDCIAYDTDFNSAPYALVTESGTAKSRAVGVVAWSDWESLADKNVPVSEYMRPAPASALASCDFEQVAAFLAGEGLEYAPLVAEDGEVVDLVTAEQVQMIRSFPKLGVPSVGPDGRFLAGAAIGTREEDKERLEHLVKAGANVVVVDSSQGNSIYQIDMIKYAKNMYPGLDVIGGNVVTIAQAQNLIKAGVDGLRVGMGSGSICTTQEVCAVGRGQATAVYKVASFAKDHDVPVIADGGIANSGHIVKALVLGASTVMMGSFLAGSHEAPGVYEYQNGRRVKKYRGMGSLEAMTKGSDARYLGDTLKLKVAQGVVGAVADKGSILKLIPYTMQAVKQGFQDLGASSLQSAHNLLRSDVLRLEVRTGAAQVEGGVHGLVSYEKKPF; encoded by the exons ATGAACGGACGTTGGTCCGAGCTCGAGGACGGGTTTGCGGCGGGGCGTCTCTTCTCCCAGGGCTTCTCCTACACCTACGATGACGTGATCCTCCTCCCTCACTACATCGACTTCCCCGCTGACGCCGTCGACCTCTCCACCCGCCTCTCCCGCCGCGTTCCCCTGTCCATCCCCTGCGTCGCCTCCCCTATGGATACAGTCTCAGAGGCTGCCATGGCCGTCGCCATGGCCACCCTAGGTGGCGCCGCCGTCGTCCACTGCAACGCCTCCCCCGCCCACCAGGCTGCCATCGTCCGCTCCGCGAAGTCCCGCCGCATCCCCTTCGTCACCGACCCCGCCTTCTTCTCCCCCTCTGACTGCATCGCCTATGACACCGATTTCAACTCCGCCCCCTACGCCCTGGTTACCGAGTCCGGCACCGCCAAGTCGAGGGCGGTCGGCGTGGTCGCGTGGTCCGACTGGGAGAGCCTGGCGGACAAGAACGTGCCGGTCTCCGAGTACATGCGGCCAGCCCCGGCTTCGGCACTGGCAAGCTGCGATTTTGAGCAGGTGGCGGCGTTCTTGGCCGGCGAGGGGCTGGAGTACGCGCCGCTGGTGGCGGAGGACGGGGAGGTAGTGGATCTGGTCACCGCGGAGCaagtgcagatgatccggagcttCCCCAAGCTGGGGGTGCCGTCGGTGGGCCCGGATGGCAGGTTCTTGGCGGGTGCGGCGATAGGGACCAGGGAGGAGGACAAGGAGAGGCTGGAACATCTGGTGAAGGCTGGGGCGAACGTCGTCGTGGTGGACAGTTCTCAGGGAAACTCCATATATCAGATTGACATGATCAAGTATGCGAAGAACATGTACCCTGGGCTGGATGTGATTGGGGGGAATGTGGTTACAATAGCCCAGGCGCAGAATCTGATCAAAGCCGGTGTTGATGGGTTGCGGGTGGGGATGGGATCTGGGTCCATCTGCACCACCCAGGAGGTCTGTGCTGTGGGTAGAGGACAG GCAACAGCTGTATACAAGGTTGCATCTTTTGCCAAGGATCATGATGTGCCTGTAATTGCCGATGGTGGGATTGCAAATTCCGGACATATTGTTAAAGCTTTGGTACTGGGGGCATCTACTGTTATGATGGGCAGCTTTTTGGCTGGCAGCCATGAGGCTCCTGGAGTTTATGAGTATCAG AATGGTCGCCGAGTGAAAAAATACAGAGGCATGGGCTCTCTTGAAGCTATGACTAAGGGGAGTGATGCCCGATACTTGGGTGACACACTAAAGCTGAAGGTTGCTCAGGGAGTTGTTGGAGCAGTAGCAGACAAAGGTTCAATATTGAAGTTAATTCCGTACACAATGCAAGCTGTCAAGCAAGGATTCCAAGATCTTGGTGCATCCTCTTTGCAGTCTGCTCACAATCTTCTACGATCAGATGTGCTAAGATTGGAG GTCCGGACAGGGGCTGCACAAGTTGAGGGAGGGGTGCATGGCTTAGTTTCGTATGAGAAGAAACCCTTCTGA
- the LOC105043920 gene encoding uncharacterized protein — protein sequence MAISTGIVVIVALLVLMGVTICSATRALLTLEAGTYGAGHGIDAGARYGTGGGVAGAGGYGGGGGSGSGGGYGAAGEHGVGYGSGGGSGSGAGYGVGEGGGSGGGGGSGGGAGYGAAGGEHGVGYGSGGGSGNGGGYGAGGEHGGGYGGGGGSGGGGGYGAGGAHGGGYGGGGGSGGGKGYGAGGEHGGGYGGGGGSGGGGGYGGGDSGGGYGSGGGAGGGEGYGGGGEHGGGYGGGGGSGGGGGGGYGGAGGYGGGEGGGNGAGGGYAGVHYGYLP from the coding sequence ATGGCTATTAGTACTGGAATAGTTGTTATTGTTGCACTCCTAGTGCTGATGGGAGTGACCATATGCTCAGCCACTAGAGCCCTATTGACTCTAGAGGCAGGAACTTATGGTGCTGGCCACGGCATTGACGCCGGTGCCCGCTATGGAACCGGAGGTGGAGTTGCAGGTGCTGGAGGTTATGGTGGTGGAGGAGGAAGTGGATCCGGTGGTGGCTATGGTGCAGCAGGAGAGCACGGAGTTGGATATGGGAGTGGTGGCGGCAGTGGCAGCGGAGCTGGGTATGGAGTAGGGGAAGGTGGTGGTAGTGGTGGCGGTGGTGGTAGTGGAGGAGGTGCTGGTTATGGTGCTGCTGGAGGAGAGCATGGAGTTGGCTATGGAAGCGGAGGTGGTAGCGGCAACGGAGGTGGGTATGGTGCTGGTGGAGAGCACGGTGGTGGATATGGAGGTGGCGGTGGTAGCGGGGGTGGTGGCggctatggtgctggaggagcaCATGGTGGAGGTTATGGTGGAGGCGGGGGCTCCGGTGGTGGTAAAGGGTATGGAGCCGGAGGAGAGCACGGCGGGGGATATGGCGGTGGTGGTGGAAGTGGTGGTGGGGGTGGTTACGGCGGTGGAGACAGCGGTGGTGGTTACGGGAGTGGTGGTGGAGCCGGAGGTGGCGAGGGCTATGGCGGTGGAGGAGAGCATGGTGGCGGGTACGGTGGCGGAGGAGGGAGTGGCGGTGGGGGAGGTGGCGGTTACGGAGGAGCTGGAGGGTATGGAGGTGGTGAAGGCGGTGGGAATGGCGCCGGAGGTGGGTATGCCGGGGTGCATTATGGCTACCTTCCATGA